The following nucleotide sequence is from Paenibacillus odorifer.
GCCCGACTCTGAGCGATCTCGATGGCTTGCTGCAGGCGGCTGCTGTTATCACCGACAACAGTTTGAAAGTATACATCGATCCCGATGGCAGCTAGCTCTATAGACAAAAACTGGGCATTACTATTCACGATTTGACCGAGCAAAAGCTCTGTCCCTACTGCAATAATCTCCGCTTTCATACCTGGCTTTCGCCTCCTAGTTATAATGTAGGTACACTGCTTTTAGATTTCAAAAAAGGTAATAGGTGCTTCACCTATTACCTTTCCTTGTATGTCCAGCTTACATTCTTACGCATTATGCAGCTGTAGCAGATCCTTATTCTTCACAAAATAATCAATTCCAGAATAAATAGTGATCAGCGCTGCGGCCCAAATAGCAATATCGTCTACAGGAATACTGACAAATTGAAATGGGAAATTATTCAACAACAGCAGTGAGATCGCAACAATTTGTACAACCGTCTTTATCTTGCCCCATTTGCTGGCGGCAACCACTTTTCCCTCTAGCAATGCAATCTGGCGAAGTCCGGTGACTGCAAACTCACGACTGATGATTACAATAGCAATCCATGAATCGCATCTGCCCAGCTCCACAAGTGAAATCAGAACTGCAGATACCAGCAGTTTGTCCGCAAGTGGATCAAGGAGTTTACCGAGATTGGTGACCATATTATATTTCCTAGCAATGTAGCCGTCTATTCCATCCGTGCTGGCCGCAAGCAAAAAGATTACAGCTGCTACCAAATGATTAACAGATAGCTGAAACGAGCCCCAATGTATCGGTTCTGGATAAAAACTGAAATCCACCAGTAAAAAAAACATCATAATCGGGATCAGGCAAATACGAGCTAGCGTGATGCGGTTGGGCAAATTCACTGAAGTTTTCCTCCCCTAAATCGTTCATACAAATTGCCTAAATCAGGCTAATCCATTTCTACTTAAGCAAGTATATTATAGCAATAAATAGGTGTCAAAAAAACAGAAAGCACCCCGCGTTGTTAGTGCTAATAAGCACTGCGGGGCACAAAATTCTATTTCATGTTCATGAATTGTAGATCCAGCGGCAAATCAGCTTTACGCAAAATCTGAATAATCTGCTGCAAATCATCGCGGCTCTTGCCGGTTACACGAATTTGATCCCCTTGGATCTGGCTCTTCACCTTTAATTTTGAATCACGGATCAGAATATTAATCTTTTTCGCATTCTCCTGATCAATGCCTTGCTTAAGCCCTAAACGTTGACGTACAGATCCCAGGGAAGCCGGTTCTACTTTACCAAAGTCCAGATTCTTTAGGGTGATGCCTCTTTTCACCATCTTTGATTGTAAAATATCAATAACAGCGTTTAGCTTATATTCGTCTTCAGAGGCGATTATAAGTGCGTCTTTCTCCATCTTCAGACTGCTTTTGCTGTTCTTAAAATCAAAGCGGTTGTCGATCTCTTTCTCTGTTTGGTGAATAGCATTCGTTAACTCCTGCATATCCATTTTGGATACAATATCAAATGAACATTCTGAACTCATTAAACTCCACGTCCTTTATACAATTAGTCTGCTACTATTATAAGAGAATGGTACTATTAAGTCTAATTTTGGATAAATCATTATGTAGCTCACCCGACATAGAAAACAGCCCCACTAAGTGGAGCTTTTCCTTCGAGTGAGTTTGATTCAAAGGGTAGAAACACGTCTCCACCGGAAGTACGCCGTTGGAGACGTTCATTTCTACAGCTTCTATCTGCTTCGGACCGGATTACGAAACATATCCAGAATTCCTAGCACAATATGTGCAATACCGAATCCGAGAATTCCGTATCCCCAAGCACCTGGTGTCAAATAGTATCCGATGAGACTGACAACAACCCCAAGGCCAGCTACAATCCAGCTAACTGTCATAAGATGTACACCTCACTTTGGCTAAAACTGAAAACAGTCTTATGTTCTCCCTAAAGCCAAAGTCTATACATCCTATTTGTTATTCGCCTGTCCCTTCACTTTGGGTACCTTCACTTCCAGAACCGTCGTCAAGATTAAGCAGGAGACGTGAAGAAGTCTTCTCATCCGTGATTACTTGACCATTTACGGTAATCTCAGTTGCTGGGGAATACCCAGACTTAATATACATGCCCTCACTACCAAGAACGAAGCTCATAGTTTCTCCTGCAGCTGTATTTCCGAAGGAGAGTTTTTCACCTTTAGAGTTCTCGCCTTTGTAAACTTCAAGCCAGCTTACTCCGGATGCAACAATCTCAACCTTAACTTCGCTTCCGGCAGGAGCTGTGACCTTAAATTTCGTTGTTTTGCCTGACTTCCCATCTGGTGTAACCGTGATAGATTGAGGAGTCGGCGTTGGCGTCGGTGTTGGCGTAGGCTCCGTAGTTGGCTCTGTAGTTGCTTCAGCACCTGCCGAGGAAGTAGGCGCTACAACACCGCCTCCTGATGCGGGTGGAGAAGTTTGTGCTGTATTAGGATCCTGCACATTATTGGTGATATTTGTTTGATCAACTTGATCAGGGTCTGCTTTGTTTAAACTAGAAGCATAAATGTAAATCACTACAATAATCAATATAGGGAATGTCCACATTAGCACCGTTGGCAGCCATTTTGCATTCCGTTCGGTTTCGGGTCTACGGCTGCGCTTTTGAATCACCGTCTCCATGGTCGTGTCTGCGGGTGGTGCAGGTACGTTCCCATGCTCCTCGAGCAGTTCGTCAGGACTCATGCCTACTGCTTCTGCATACGTTTTGATAAACGCCCTCACATAAAAACTTCCTGGAAGCACCTTGTAGTCTCCAGACTCGATGGCTTCCAAATACTTTTTGCGAATTTTTGTTACTTCCTGGACATCGTCAAGACTCATCCCTTTTTGCAGACGTGCCTCTTTCAATTGCCGGCCCAGTTCCGACATACCATCACCTCCTGTAAGTTCTATGAATGTAAACTTCCTTAACCAGCTTTATAAATAAACATGCTCGGAAGTGTATTCTTCATTGTTTGTGTTCTATAAATCATCACTGTAGCTCGTCGTAAACGACTCGTACAAGATTTCTTCAGTTGGATTATTCCGCAGCTCAATAATAATATCAAAGTCATCATAACTGTACTCAGATTCGCGTACGAAAATATCTGGATGCTCTATAACCTTTGTGCTTGGCATGCTCATAACATTTTGTAATAAATTATAATGTTTCTCATTAGAGCGGATCGTACTAACTATACCATCAATAATAAATACATTATGTGGGTTCATCTCATCTTCAGCCAATTGACTCCGCACCGTCTGCCGCAACAGTGTGGACGAGACAAATGTCCAGCGTTTCATAGCACAGACACTGCCAGCTATAATGGATTCCGTCTTTCCTACACGGGGCATACCACGCAGTCCTACAACCTGATTCCCATCTTTTTTAAACAGCTCACCGAGAAAATCAACCAATAGACCTAACTCATCGCGGGTGAAACGAAACGTCTTCCGATCATCTGAATCCCGTTCAATATATCGCCCATGGCGCACAGCCAGCTTGTCCACGAGCCTAGGAGACCGCAGAGCTGAAACTGTAATATTATCAACTTTTTTGAGCATTTCGCCCATCAGCATAATTTTCTCATCATCATTGGTCTCCAGCAACATTCCGCGAGTTTTTCCTTCAACTCCATTAATCGTCAGAATGTTAACTTCCAGCATCCCTAACATTGAAGCGATATCACCAAGCAGACCGGGTCTGTTCTTGTGAATCTTGTATTCCATATACCACTGTTTATATTCCACTTGTACACCTCATAGATTCCTTTTCCCTACCCTTTGCCAATACAGCAAAAAAAGCTGCCCCGGCAAAGCGGTCTTTTACACGGGTCATGTTAATGATATATAAAATAAAAATGAAAGGCAAGGTCAGTCCTGTAATAATTGCAGAAAAGCTCCCACAGGGGGAGCTTTTCCGCAAGCTTAGGCGTTGTCTTTCGCCAACTTGACCATGAGTTTAGCAATCGTTTGCTTTTCTTCATCGTTGCCGACATCCCATAGCTCTTTGATCGCACGGTTTTGAGTGTTTGCTGGATCCACTTTTTCATCAAGGAATTCCCCGATTTCAAAAGCCAGCTTTGAGATTGTGTCTTGACTCATCCCAAGTTTCTCTGCCTGTACAACCCGTTTACCTAAGAATTTCTTCCAGGTGTCAAAATTTTTGATTACGCTATCGTCTTGTGTCATCTTAAATCCTCCTTCATGTTTACGGTCGAACACCTGCATACAGGCTGTAAGCCGCCTTACGAGAGATTAAAAAACAACACTTATAATATGTCTCAGACGATAGCTTCTTATGCTGGAGCTTTTCTCCAAGTTAAGCATTACGTAATCCAGCCACCGTTAGGGCTAATGATCTGCCCAGTAATATACCCGGATTCTGGCAGTGCCAAAAAGTAAATCAATGAGGAGATTTCGTTCGGAGTAGCCAAACGTCCCGCCGGAATCTCATCCTCCAGCATCCGGACCTCATCCTCCTGTAGGTTAGACAACATATTCGTATTAACCGCTCCTGGAGCTACCGCGTTCACAGTTACGCCAGAAGGTGCTAATTCTTTGGCTAACGCCTTAGTAAAAGCATTTACTCCGCCTTTACTGGCTGAATAAGCGACCTCACAAGAGGCTCCCGATATTCCCCACACGGAAGAAACGTTGATGATTCGGCCATAACGCTGGGATACCATGTACGGCATAAAAATCTGGCTGCACATAAAGGTACCTTTCAAGTTAATGGCCATAATATCGTCCCATTCCTCTTCGCTCACATCAGCGAGCATCCCGTAATGAGATTTACCGGCATTGTTAACAAGGATATCCGGCTGCATTCCATTGCTTTCAAGCTTCTCCGCCATTCGTACAATCTGACTGCGATCCTTCATATCCGCATTTACAGTCATTACCTTTGCTCCAAGGGCCATACAACGCCGAGCGACATCATTAGCAGCTTCATGTGAGTGCTTGTAGTGTATAACAATATTCATGCCCACAGAGGCAAACCGTTCTGCAATGGCGCCACCGATTCCCCCGCTGCCCCCTGTCACCAGAACTGTCATTTCTCCTAATGGTTTGTTGCTCTCTCCCAAAAGCGCCATTTAAGGACTCACCACTAGTGAAACAGCGAGCTGCTCCCAATTTACATGGGCATGTAAACGCTCATTCACTTCAGCTAAAGTAATCGATTCGTAAATAGGCAGAACTTCAAACAGGTCACCACCGCGGAATTGGTAACGTGTAAATTCATGTGCGATACTTTCAGGGGAGTTCAGCATGCGCAAATATCCGCCTATTTTCTTTTTCCGTGCCCGCTCGAAATCCTTCTCAGCAAAGCCAGACTTTAAGATCTGATCCACTTCTTCTTTTATTCGTTTTAGAAGCAAATCAGGGTCCTTGGTATCTCCACCCATAGCTGAAAAAGCATATTGTTCTGAACTATTAAATTCATGGCCAAAGCTGTCTGAGATCAGTTCTTCATCATAGAGCTTTTGGTACAACGCTGTGCTGCTGCCAACCAGCAAATCAAGCATAAGCTTAGTGGCCAGATCACGCTTAAGCGCAGCTTCACCTGTAAGACCATCAACTTTTTCCTTAAATCCAAACATAATCTTAGGCATCGAAACGGCGAGTTTACTTTCCAAGCGCTTCGTAGCGACTTGTTCCGGCTCCTCTTCAAAAATACGCTTAATCTCACCTTGTTTACCATAAGATTTCCCCTGCTGATTGCTGCGAATCAAGGAGAATACCTTCTCCGGATCCACACCACCCACTACGAACAACAGCATATTGCTGGGATGATAAAAAGAATTGTAACAAGTGTACAGTGTTTCTTTCGTAATCGTACTAATCGACTCTATAGTTCCGGCAATATCAATCCGAACCGGATGTTTCGAATACATCGCCTCAATAAGGCCAAAGTACACACGCCAGTCTGGATTATCTGCATACATATTGATTTCTTGACCAATGATCCCTTTTTCCTTTTCTACATTCTCATCCGTAAAATAAGGTCGTTGCACAAAATCAACGAGTGTACTAAGGTTGGTCTCTATGTTTTCTGTTGCCGAGAAAAGATAAACCGTCTGATCGAAACTTGTAAAAGCGTTAGCTGAAGCTCCATTTGAGGCAAAAGTGGCAAAAATATCGCCTTCTGGCTCTTCAAACATTTTGTGCTCCAAAAAGTGAGCTATACCATCAGGAACAGTGGTCTCTTCTCCACCTGCGACATGAAAATGGTTATCTACAGAACCGTATTTAGTTGCAAATGTGGCGTAAGTTTTTTTGAATGTTGGTTTTGGCAATACATAAACCTGAAGCCCATTATCCATCACCTCATGATAAAGGGTCTCTTGAAGTCTGTCGTATTGAATCTGTTCCATCTCTATTCCTCCTTCCCTGTCAAGAAATAAATCGTATCCAGCTGAAAGGTCTCCGCTGCGGCTTTTACTTCCCCTGCACCGATTTGTTCCACCTCTTCTAGCAGCTGATCCGCTGTCCGTTCTTTTCCTGACAACTGGCGGTTGAAGTCGTAAGAGATCATCTCAAAAGCAGAATCCGGAATCTCGGAAAGCTGATTGCGGATCATGGCTTTGGTCTGGCTTAACTCCAGATCACTGATGTTGCCAGCTTTCATCTCTTCCAGTTGTTTCTCTATAATTTCAACAGCTTTGTTGTAATTTTGCGTTTCGATGCCTGATTGTATCGTTCCAATCCCCTTGTGACCGTCATAGCGTGAAGAAGCATAATATGCAAGACTGGCCTTCTCCCGTACATTGACGAAGAGTTTGGAGTGTGGATACCCTCCTAATATTCCGTTGTACATAAGTGCGGACGCATATGTATCGTCCTTATACGTAATTGATGTGCGCAGACCCATGTTCAACTTGCCCTGACTGACATCCAGCTTCTCCTCTACCGTCCTTACCTCGCTGACGGATACTGGGACAAACTTGGAACTATATAAGCCCACCTCCGACTGAATGCGTCCGAAGTGATGCTTTACAAGCTTTTCAACTTCCTCAGTAGTCGTATCTCCCACTACATAGAGATCCAAAATAGCTCCATCCAGCCATGAATTATAGGATTCGTACAAACTTTTTGGGGTAATCCGGTCCAAATCCGCTCTTTGACCCAGTGGATGAAGACGATAGGGCTCGTTACGGCACATTTCTTCGATACAGCGCTCCGCTGCATAACGAATCTTATCATTTACGATAGATTCCAGCTTCTTGCGCACTGTTTCACGCTCTG
It contains:
- the pgsA gene encoding CDP-diacylglycerol--glycerol-3-phosphate 3-phosphatidyltransferase — translated: MNLPNRITLARICLIPIMMFFLLVDFSFYPEPIHWGSFQLSVNHLVAAVIFLLAASTDGIDGYIARKYNMVTNLGKLLDPLADKLLVSAVLISLVELGRCDSWIAIVIISREFAVTGLRQIALLEGKVVAASKWGKIKTVVQIVAISLLLLNNFPFQFVSIPVDDIAIWAAALITIYSGIDYFVKNKDLLQLHNA
- a CDS encoding YajQ family cyclic di-GMP-binding protein, with amino-acid sequence MSSECSFDIVSKMDMQELTNAIHQTEKEIDNRFDFKNSKSSLKMEKDALIIASEDEYKLNAVIDILQSKMVKRGITLKNLDFGKVEPASLGSVRQRLGLKQGIDQENAKKINILIRDSKLKVKSQIQGDQIRVTGKSRDDLQQIIQILRKADLPLDLQFMNMK
- a CDS encoding helix-turn-helix domain-containing protein, coding for MSELGRQLKEARLQKGMSLDDVQEVTKIRKKYLEAIESGDYKVLPGSFYVRAFIKTYAEAVGMSPDELLEEHGNVPAPPADTTMETVIQKRSRRPETERNAKWLPTVLMWTFPILIIVVIYIYASSLNKADPDQVDQTNITNNVQDPNTAQTSPPASGGGVVAPTSSAGAEATTEPTTEPTPTPTPTPTPQSITVTPDGKSGKTTKFKVTAPAGSEVKVEIVASGVSWLEVYKGENSKGEKLSFGNTAAGETMSFVLGSEGMYIKSGYSPATEITVNGQVITDEKTSSRLLLNLDDGSGSEGTQSEGTGE
- a CDS encoding DUF3388 domain-containing protein, which gives rise to MEYKQWYMEYKIHKNRPGLLGDIASMLGMLEVNILTINGVEGKTRGMLLETNDDEKIMLMGEMLKKVDNITVSALRSPRLVDKLAVRHGRYIERDSDDRKTFRFTRDELGLLVDFLGELFKKDGNQVVGLRGMPRVGKTESIIAGSVCAMKRWTFVSSTLLRQTVRSQLAEDEMNPHNVFIIDGIVSTIRSNEKHYNLLQNVMSMPSTKVIEHPDIFVRESEYSYDDFDIIIELRNNPTEEILYESFTTSYSDDL
- a CDS encoding DUF3243 domain-containing protein; its protein translation is MTQDDSVIKNFDTWKKFLGKRVVQAEKLGMSQDTISKLAFEIGEFLDEKVDPANTQNRAIKELWDVGNDEEKQTIAKLMVKLAKDNA
- the ymfI gene encoding elongation factor P 5-aminopentanone reductase — encoded protein: MALLGESNKPLGEMTVLVTGGSGGIGGAIAERFASVGMNIVIHYKHSHEAANDVARRCMALGAKVMTVNADMKDRSQIVRMAEKLESNGMQPDILVNNAGKSHYGMLADVSEEEWDDIMAINLKGTFMCSQIFMPYMVSQRYGRIINVSSVWGISGASCEVAYSASKGGVNAFTKALAKELAPSGVTVNAVAPGAVNTNMLSNLQEDEVRMLEDEIPAGRLATPNEISSLIYFLALPESGYITGQIISPNGGWIT
- the yfmH gene encoding EF-P 5-aminopentanol modification-associated protein YfmH is translated as MEQIQYDRLQETLYHEVMDNGLQVYVLPKPTFKKTYATFATKYGSVDNHFHVAGGEETTVPDGIAHFLEHKMFEEPEGDIFATFASNGASANAFTSFDQTVYLFSATENIETNLSTLVDFVQRPYFTDENVEKEKGIIGQEINMYADNPDWRVYFGLIEAMYSKHPVRIDIAGTIESISTITKETLYTCYNSFYHPSNMLLFVVGGVDPEKVFSLIRSNQQGKSYGKQGEIKRIFEEEPEQVATKRLESKLAVSMPKIMFGFKEKVDGLTGEAALKRDLATKLMLDLLVGSSTALYQKLYDEELISDSFGHEFNSSEQYAFSAMGGDTKDPDLLLKRIKEEVDQILKSGFAEKDFERARKKKIGGYLRMLNSPESIAHEFTRYQFRGGDLFEVLPIYESITLAEVNERLHAHVNWEQLAVSLVVSP
- the yfmF gene encoding EF-P 5-aminopentanol modification-associated protein YfmF yields the protein MRIHVMPTKAFKTYAISLYAGVPLNEDMVTPTALAPFVLRRGTASYPETTQFRERLEELYGAGFGFDIYKRGDYQIVQFRMDTINDSFVQSQESLLEQSFAFLGEVLTRPLVEDGSFRPSYVATERETVRKKLESIVNDKIRYAAERCIEEMCRNEPYRLHPLGQRADLDRITPKSLYESYNSWLDGAILDLYVVGDTTTEEVEKLVKHHFGRIQSEVGLYSSKFVPVSVSEVRTVEEKLDVSQGKLNMGLRTSITYKDDTYASALMYNGILGGYPHSKLFVNVREKASLAYYASSRYDGHKGIGTIQSGIETQNYNKAVEIIEKQLEEMKAGNISDLELSQTKAMIRNQLSEIPDSAFEMISYDFNRQLSGKERTADQLLEEVEQIGAGEVKAAAETFQLDTIYFLTGKEE